A window of the Gemmatimonadota bacterium genome harbors these coding sequences:
- a CDS encoding nuclear transport factor 2 family protein has translation MSAMLVGAVAQAQSQAHDAHHSATNAEVAAVVQAMRALFAAAERGDLTALDSLYAGDSLLVIEGAGLNRGWVDYRDNHLAPELKEFRNFRYRPFEIEARVSGTLAWATYRYALAADVPDRKVDVVGRGTAILERRGDRWVVRLTQTAGRARRPSDPPMP, from the coding sequence TTGTCCGCCATGCTGGTGGGCGCCGTTGCGCAGGCTCAGTCGCAAGCGCACGATGCTCACCATTCCGCGACGAATGCTGAGGTTGCAGCCGTCGTGCAGGCTATGCGAGCGCTCTTTGCCGCAGCCGAACGAGGCGACCTCACGGCGCTTGATTCCCTGTATGCCGGTGACAGCCTGCTTGTCATCGAAGGAGCGGGCCTGAATCGCGGCTGGGTGGACTATCGCGACAACCATCTCGCACCGGAGCTCAAGGAGTTCCGCAACTTTCGCTATCGTCCGTTCGAGATCGAGGCCAGAGTCTCGGGGACGCTGGCGTGGGCGACCTACCGTTACGCGCTCGCGGCTGACGTTCCGGATCGCAAGGTCGACGTGGTCGGGCGGGGTACGGCCATTCTGGAGCGGCGAGGTGATCGTTGGGTCGTGCGGCTGACTCAGACGGCGGGCCGTGCGCGTCGCCCCAGTGACCCGCCGATGCCGTGA